In Citrus sinensis cultivar Valencia sweet orange chromosome 2, DVS_A1.0, whole genome shotgun sequence, a single genomic region encodes these proteins:
- the LOC127899138 gene encoding noroxomaritidine synthase 2-like — MLVLGIDPNYLSVEFPQTVYANAFNTMEQALLYRHIVPKICWKLQKWLQIGEEKKLSRAWQTFDRFLYERISSRKANMEKKEEEFDLLTAYMAEEEEEEVKEDEQISALRKTDKFLRDTAFSFLGAGNDTISSGLVWFFWLVATHPSVENKILKEIKATIVMHKKEDGERRFFFNTKQANNLVYLHAALCETLRLYPPVPYNHKIAGQADILPSGHHIKKNQTVLISYYAMGRMEEIWGNDCLEFKPERWISEKGCIVHVPTYKFTAFHAGPRNCLGKDKALIQMKMVASAVIGNYHVKVAKGHPVLPRNSIILNMKYGLKVQLSKRSLL, encoded by the coding sequence ATGTTGGTTTTAGGAATTGATCCAAATTATCTCTCTGTTGAGTTCCCTCAAACTGTTTATGCAAATGCATTTAACACAATGGAGCAAGCTTTGCTTTATCGACATATTGTGCCAAAAATTTGTTGGAAACTGCAAAAATGGCTTCAGATTGGAGAAGAGAAGAAGCTTAGTAGAGCATGGCAAACTTTCGATAGATTCCTCTACGAGCGTATTTCTAGTAGAAAAGCTAATATGGAGAAGAAGGAGGAGGAATTTGACTTATTAACAGCTTATAtggcagaagaagaagaagaggaagtgAAAGAAGATGAACAAATATCTGCTTTGAGAAAAACTGACAAGTTTCTAAGAGACACAGCATTCAGTTTCTTGGGAGCTGGAAATGATACTATAAGTTCAGGCCTCGTTTGGTTTTTCTGGCTTGTTGCCACACACCCATcagttgaaaacaaaattctgaaAGAGATCAAGGCCACTATAGTCATGCACAAAAAAGAAGACGGGGAAAggagatttttcttcaacacaaaacagGCAAATAATTTAGTTTATCTTCATGCAGCCTTGTGTGAAACATTAAGACTATACCCACCAGTACCGTACAATCACAAAATTGCAGGACAAGCAGACATTCTCCCAAGTGGTCATCACATCAAGAAGAATCAAACGGTATTGATTTCTTATTATGCAATGGGGAGGATGGAAGAGATATGGGGCAATGATTGTTTAGAGTTCAAGCCCGAGAGATGGATTTCAGAGAAAGGGTGTATTGTGCATGTGCCGACATACAAGTTCACTGCATTTCATGCTGGTCCTAGAAATTGTTTAGGGAAGGACAAGGCTTTGATTCAAATGAAGATGGTTGCGAGTGCGGTGATCGGGAATTATCATGTAAAAGTAGCAAAAGGTCATCCTGTTTTACCACGTAATTCTATTATACTTAATATGAAGTATGGTTTAAAGGTTCAGTTATCCAAGAGAAGCCTCTTGTGA